Proteins encoded in a region of the Rickettsia bellii RML369-C genome:
- a CDS encoding phosphatase PAP2 family protein, whose amino-acid sequence MFEVFYNFCGLNQEIFLFLNKITNIGLFAYFLRIFSFCFNIANFAIIYILYCIYLYIQLKKIKNDNERQNKFWHSYNKLVEIGIVYGVSGLVFTALKFTVNLPRPYCSLPEGSFITILNTASERCLSSFPSSHAALSVLLTYFIWNYVKLPIKILMICVIILVSLSRISLAMHYPSDIIYGIITGLITILIGKLIYRIFKNNIIRWVGALSFRGLLTKSSNKKYK is encoded by the coding sequence ATGTTTGAAGTTTTTTATAATTTTTGCGGTTTAAACCAAGAAATATTTTTATTCTTAAATAAAATTACTAATATCGGGCTGTTTGCCTATTTTTTAAGAATATTTTCTTTTTGTTTTAATATCGCTAATTTTGCCATAATATATATTTTATACTGTATATATCTTTATATTCAACTAAAGAAAATCAAAAACGATAATGAGCGACAAAATAAATTTTGGCATAGTTATAATAAATTAGTTGAAATCGGGATAGTATATGGCGTATCTGGTTTGGTTTTTACTGCTCTTAAATTTACTGTTAATTTACCACGCCCTTATTGTAGCCTACCTGAGGGAAGTTTTATCACTATATTAAATACTGCAAGTGAAAGATGCTTATCGAGTTTTCCAAGTAGTCACGCAGCACTTAGCGTTTTATTAACGTATTTTATTTGGAATTATGTAAAATTACCAATTAAAATATTAATGATTTGTGTTATTATATTAGTGTCTCTATCTCGCATTAGTCTTGCTATGCACTATCCAAGCGACATAATTTATGGTATTATCACCGGACTTATAACAATATTAATTGGTAAGCTAATTTACCGAATTTTTAAAAATAATATAATAAGATGGGTGGGTGCTCTGTCATTCCGTGGCTTGCTAACTAAATCCAGTAATAAAAAATACAAATAA
- a CDS encoding LptF/LptG family permease, translated as MLLYRKYFIKNILPLLIVITFSMTSLVWITQVLKLLYLFDKGIKVMDFLSLIILVLPTLLFILLPIITVITIIYIYNNLKIERQLIILQTSGVGNLQLALPALYVALIVALLAYYISSTVMPLSHINLKSRLSFIKNNYISSMIEEKTFNKITKDITVYIDKKSTGNVMKGVIIFDNRNTDNPSVVFANSGILNIHENDPIFELSKGSRQEYDINGNITQLTFDSLMIKLQNDNPLISQRTTHNKEANEYYIEELLEPPVDLNPMKKIKLIAEAHQRIIWPLYNFVLPFLALAVFLKYPYSKKTTFMPILFAALSVLIATSAHFTLQNFASKNLAFITACYLNIFFILSIGLYLFIRKRI; from the coding sequence ATGTTACTATATCGAAAATATTTTATAAAAAATATCCTACCTCTGCTTATAGTCATTACTTTTTCAATGACTAGCTTGGTATGGATTACTCAAGTATTAAAGCTTTTATATTTATTTGACAAAGGTATAAAAGTTATGGATTTCTTGAGTTTAATAATTTTAGTCCTACCTACCTTACTATTTATTTTATTACCTATCATAACAGTTATTACAATAATTTATATTTATAATAACCTAAAAATTGAGAGGCAATTAATTATATTACAAACTTCAGGGGTAGGTAACTTACAGCTAGCCCTACCTGCTTTATATGTTGCATTGATAGTCGCATTACTTGCTTATTATATATCTTCCACTGTCATGCCTTTATCCCATATAAATTTAAAATCACGTTTAAGCTTTATAAAGAATAACTATATATCAAGTATGATTGAGGAAAAGACTTTTAACAAAATAACAAAAGATATTACTGTTTATATAGATAAAAAATCTACAGGGAATGTTATGAAAGGCGTAATCATATTTGATAACCGCAATACTGATAACCCATCCGTAGTATTTGCAAATTCCGGCATACTTAATATACATGAGAATGATCCTATTTTTGAGCTTAGTAAGGGTAGTAGACAAGAATATGACATAAATGGGAATATAACGCAGCTAACTTTTGATTCATTGATGATAAAGCTACAAAATGATAATCCATTAATCTCACAAAGAACAACACATAATAAGGAAGCAAACGAATATTATATTGAAGAATTGCTTGAACCTCCTGTTGATTTAAATCCCATGAAAAAAATTAAATTAATTGCCGAAGCCCACCAACGAATCATTTGGCCTTTATATAATTTTGTATTACCATTTTTAGCATTGGCAGTTTTCTTAAAATATCCTTATAGTAAAAAAACAACTTTCATGCCGATATTATTTGCTGCTTTATCAGTATTAATAGCTACTTCTGCTCACTTTACATTACAAAACTTTGCTTCAAAAAATTTAGCTTTTATTACTGCTTGCTACTTGAATATATTCTTTATTTTATCAATAGGGTTATATTTATTTATACGTAAAAGAATATAG
- the obgE gene encoding GTPase ObgE, whose translation MNFIDEVKIYIKGGNGGNGCVSFHREKFIDRGGPDGGDGGRGGSIIFRSNHHLNTLVNYRYKQHFIADSGENGKGSNKSGKSGKSLTLDVPIGTQIFAEDSDILLHDFTEDDQTFEIIKGGNGGLGNSHFKTSVNQAPRRRTEGEIAEEMWVQLSLKLLSDVGLVGLPNAGKSTFLSVVSAAKPKIADYPFTTLVPNLGVVYIDDEEFVIADIPGLIEGASQGHGLGDKFLKHIERCNVLIHLIDGSSEDVVADYNIVRTELESYSDYLKDKTQIICLNKIDVLTDEEIAEKTTQLQKITGKEIFPISTYTNTGITKIIKLALQTIKD comes from the coding sequence ATGAATTTTATTGATGAAGTTAAGATATACATAAAAGGTGGGAATGGTGGCAATGGTTGCGTTAGTTTCCACCGTGAAAAATTTATTGATCGAGGTGGTCCTGATGGTGGTGACGGCGGACGTGGCGGTAGCATTATTTTTAGAAGCAATCACCATCTTAATACGCTAGTAAATTATAGATATAAGCAGCATTTTATCGCAGATAGTGGTGAAAATGGTAAAGGCTCAAATAAAAGCGGTAAATCGGGAAAATCTCTAACCCTTGATGTGCCAATCGGTACACAAATTTTTGCAGAAGATAGCGATATATTACTGCATGATTTTACCGAAGATGATCAGACTTTTGAAATAATTAAAGGCGGAAATGGCGGTCTTGGTAATAGTCATTTCAAAACATCAGTCAATCAAGCACCAAGACGTAGAACAGAGGGCGAAATTGCTGAAGAAATGTGGGTTCAGCTAAGCCTAAAGCTGCTTTCCGATGTTGGACTTGTGGGGCTTCCTAATGCCGGTAAATCTACCTTTTTATCGGTAGTATCGGCAGCTAAACCTAAAATCGCCGATTATCCTTTCACTACTTTAGTGCCAAATCTTGGAGTAGTGTATATTGATGATGAAGAGTTTGTTATAGCCGATATTCCAGGCTTAATAGAGGGAGCTAGTCAAGGGCATGGCTTGGGTGATAAATTCCTAAAGCATATTGAAAGATGTAACGTGCTGATTCACTTAATAGACGGCAGTAGCGAAGACGTTGTTGCTGATTATAATATAGTACGTACGGAACTTGAATCTTATTCAGATTATTTAAAAGATAAAACCCAAATTATTTGCCTTAATAAAATCGATGTTTTGACTGATGAGGAAATAGCAGAAAAAACAACTCAATTGCAAAAAATCACCGGTAAAGAAATTTTCCCAATCTCTACCTATACCAATACCGGTATCACAAAAATAATCAAACTAGCCCTTCAGACTATTAAGGATTAG
- a CDS encoding citrate synthase — MTSENNNTEFAELKIRDKIFKLPILKASIGQDVIDISKVYSEADCFTYDPGFMSTASCRSTITYIDGDQGILRHRGYDIKDLAEKSDFLEVAYLLIYGELPNNKQYNDFTKKVAHHALVNERLHYLFQTFCSSSHPMAIMLAAVGSLSAFYPDLLNFFKEADYELTAIRMIAKIPTIAAMSYKYSIGQPFVYPDNSLDFTENFLHMMFATPCEKYKVNPVIKNALNKIFILHADHEQNASTSTVRIAGSSGANPFACVSTGIASLWGPAHGGANEAVINMLKEIGSVENIPKYIAKAKDKNDNFRLMGFGHRVYKNYDPRAAVLKETCKEVLKELGQLDNNPLLQIAIELEAIALKDEYFIERKLYPNVDFYSGIIYKAMGIPPQMFTVLFATARTVGWMAQWKEMHEDPEQKISRPRQLYTGQVHREYKTIKER, encoded by the coding sequence ATGACCAGTGAAAATAATAATACAGAATTTGCCGAATTAAAGATTAGAGATAAGATATTCAAATTACCCATACTGAAAGCAAGTATTGGGCAGGATGTAATTGATATTAGTAAAGTATATTCTGAAGCGGATTGCTTTACTTACGATCCGGGTTTTATGTCTACTGCTTCGTGTAGATCAACTATAACTTATATAGATGGTGATCAAGGAATTTTGCGGCATCGTGGTTATGATATAAAAGATTTAGCCGAAAAAAGCGACTTTTTAGAGGTGGCATATTTATTGATTTATGGGGAATTACCAAATAATAAGCAGTATAATGATTTTACTAAAAAGGTTGCTCATCATGCGTTAGTTAATGAAAGATTACATTATTTATTCCAAACGTTTTGTAGCTCTTCGCATCCTATGGCTATTATGCTTGCGGCGGTTGGTTCTCTTTCTGCATTTTATCCTGATTTGCTGAATTTTTTTAAAGAAGCGGATTATGAACTTACAGCTATTAGAATGATAGCTAAAATACCAACTATTGCTGCAATGTCTTATAAATATTCTATAGGTCAGCCTTTTGTTTATCCCGATAATTCTTTAGATTTTACTGAAAATTTCTTGCATATGATGTTTGCCACACCTTGTGAAAAATATAAAGTAAATCCAGTAATAAAAAATGCCTTAAACAAGATATTTATTTTACATGCTGATCATGAGCAAAATGCTTCTACTTCAACAGTCAGAATTGCCGGCTCTTCAGGAGCTAACCCTTTTGCTTGCGTCAGTACTGGTATTGCATCGCTTTGGGGTCCTGCTCATGGCGGGGCTAATGAAGCAGTGATAAATATGCTGAAAGAAATAGGCAGTGTAGAGAATATACCTAAATATATAGCGAAAGCTAAAGATAAAAATGATAATTTTAGGCTAATGGGCTTTGGTCATCGTGTATATAAAAACTATGATCCGCGTGCGGCAGTGCTTAAAGAGACCTGCAAGGAGGTGTTAAAAGAATTAGGGCAGCTAGATAACAACCCATTACTACAAATAGCGATAGAGCTTGAAGCTATCGCTCTTAAAGATGAGTATTTTATTGAGAGAAAATTATATCCAAACGTTGATTTTTATTCGGGTATTATTTATAAAGCGATGGGTATACCCCCGCAGATGTTCACAGTGCTTTTTGCCACAGCAAGAACAGTAGGCTGGATGGCACAATGGAAAGAGATGCATGAAGACCCAGAGCAAAAAATCAGCAGACCAAGGCAGCTTTATACTGGTCAAGTTCATAGAGAATATAAGACTATTAAAGAGAGATAA
- a CDS encoding type II toxin-antitoxin system HicB family antitoxin produces MTKNDFISYKGYFGSVHFNASEEIFFGKIEFIRDLVSYEASDAKTLIKSFHEAVDSYLEDCNILGKAPDKPFKGSFNVRIDPELHKEVSLYAMQHGDSLNGIVKKALNEYIKC; encoded by the coding sequence ATGACAAAAAACGATTTTATAAGTTATAAAGGTTATTTTGGGTCAGTGCATTTTAATGCTTCGGAAGAAATATTTTTTGGTAAAATAGAATTTATAAGAGATTTAGTAAGTTACGAAGCCTCAGATGCTAAAACTTTAATAAAATCATTTCATGAAGCCGTGGATAGTTATCTAGAAGATTGTAATATATTAGGTAAAGCTCCGGATAAACCGTTTAAAGGCAGTTTTAATGTTAGAATTGATCCTGAGTTACATAAAGAAGTAAGTTTATATGCTATGCAGCATGGTGATAGTTTAAACGGAATAGTTAAAAAAGCTTTAAACGAATATATAAAATGTTAG
- a CDS encoding IS110 family transposase, translating to MIYELELLYSLCERGYVVHRADARKVKNFIRSYGNSAKTDKLDAKALGLYGKERADKLEVFKPESKQNIQLFRLVQRRNDLKQMLVAEKNRLQQANTDKFVKNSCINMIDVLSNQITEITNQVEVIISSDQLLKAKHEILKEINGIGNIVAFELLILLPELGKLTRRQIASLAGLAPKANDSGKYQGYRKVGHGVEQESSYTIPCCYVSP from the coding sequence GTGATTTATGAACTAGAGTTATTGTATAGCTTATGTGAAAGAGGTTATGTAGTACATAGAGCAGATGCAAGAAAGGTAAAGAATTTTATCAGATCATATGGTAATAGTGCAAAAACAGATAAGTTAGATGCTAAAGCATTAGGATTATATGGTAAGGAGCGAGCAGATAAGCTTGAAGTATTTAAGCCTGAATCAAAACAAAATATACAATTATTTCGGTTAGTACAAAGACGGAATGATTTAAAGCAAATGTTAGTTGCCGAAAAGAATAGATTACAACAAGCAAATACAGATAAGTTTGTTAAAAATAGCTGTATAAATATGATAGATGTTTTAAGTAATCAAATTACAGAGATTACTAATCAGGTAGAAGTGATTATATCATCAGATCAGCTGTTAAAAGCAAAGCATGAGATATTGAAAGAGATAAATGGCATTGGTAATATAGTTGCTTTTGAGTTATTAATATTATTACCGGAGTTAGGGAAGTTAACAAGACGGCAGATTGCTTCTCTTGCAGGGCTTGCTCCAAAAGCTAATGATAGTGGTAAATATCAAGGATATAGAAAGGTAGGACATGGTGTAGAGCAGGAGTCAAGCTATACTATTCCTTGCTGCTATGTCAGCCCGTAA
- a CDS encoding MlaC/ttg2D family ABC transporter substrate-binding protein has protein sequence MQKIITSLFLLIFTFSSYADDNAPAGLNDYVTNLVNEASTTLNNPNLSQDAKVAKARELMHNNLDFDWMARYTLGRNGVQTLSKEQIAKFTEVYSKYVTKAYTDLIKDYKGEKPQVTGVHVLSPKDSMVSMNINNKGQDIKVEYLVRKMENGKFKVSDVITEGVSFIGAQQQDFTSTLKDQGFDALVQSLQSRS, from the coding sequence ATGCAAAAAATTATTACTAGCTTATTTTTATTGATTTTTACATTTTCTTCTTATGCAGACGATAATGCCCCCGCAGGTTTAAATGATTATGTTACTAACTTAGTAAATGAAGCTTCTACTACTTTAAATAATCCTAACCTATCTCAAGATGCAAAAGTTGCCAAAGCACGTGAACTAATGCATAATAATCTAGATTTTGACTGGATGGCTAGGTATACATTAGGACGTAACGGAGTACAAACTTTATCTAAGGAACAAATTGCAAAGTTTACAGAAGTTTATTCTAAATATGTTACTAAAGCTTATACTGATCTAATAAAAGATTACAAAGGTGAAAAACCTCAAGTAACAGGAGTGCATGTTCTAAGCCCAAAAGATTCTATGGTTAGCATGAATATTAATAATAAAGGACAGGATATTAAAGTAGAATATTTAGTGCGTAAAATGGAAAATGGAAAATTCAAAGTTTCCGACGTTATTACAGAAGGTGTAAGTTTTATTGGTGCTCAACAACAAGATTTTACTTCGACTCTAAAAGATCAAGGTTTTGATGCTTTAGTGCAAAGCCTACAAAGCCGTTCATAA
- a CDS encoding MlaA family lipoprotein, giving the protein MRILIILSIILCSLFTKADLEYVDDDIYNYNGSSNINGCREVYDPYEKFNRKIFAFNSVLDYIFLRPLAVGYKNLTNDYMKARVNSFVGNIDMPLTAVNYGLQLNYDKTMKSVWRFIINTTLGIGGLFDVAGKVGLSSDRQTFGNTLAHYGVGPGPYLVLPIIGSTNARDMTDPIFTNYALNPLMYYTHKDFELSVLAVSKINDRYNVLSFSDYVMKNSLDPYATIRSALHQAREASVQYPKNFKCPKPKNVNSN; this is encoded by the coding sequence ATGAGAATACTAATTATACTTTCGATTATCCTATGTTCATTATTCACGAAAGCCGATCTTGAATATGTAGATGATGACATATACAACTATAATGGTAGCAGTAATATTAATGGTTGCCGAGAAGTTTACGATCCATACGAAAAATTTAACCGTAAAATTTTTGCTTTTAACTCAGTATTAGATTATATATTCTTACGTCCTTTAGCTGTTGGGTATAAAAACCTTACAAATGATTATATGAAAGCAAGGGTTAATAGTTTTGTTGGTAATATTGATATGCCACTTACTGCTGTAAATTATGGGTTGCAGCTTAATTACGATAAGACTATGAAAAGCGTATGGCGGTTTATCATTAACACAACGCTTGGTATAGGTGGTTTATTTGACGTAGCAGGTAAAGTAGGGCTGTCATCAGATCGCCAGACTTTTGGTAATACTCTTGCACATTATGGAGTAGGTCCAGGTCCTTATTTGGTGTTACCGATAATAGGTAGTACTAATGCAAGGGATATGACTGACCCAATATTTACTAATTATGCACTTAATCCTTTAATGTATTATACCCATAAAGATTTTGAATTAAGTGTTTTAGCGGTGAGTAAAATAAATGATAGATATAATGTATTATCATTTAGTGATTATGTTATGAAGAATTCGTTAGACCCTTATGCTACTATCAGATCGGCATTACACCAAGCTCGTGAAGCATCTGTTCAATATCCTAAAAACTTTAAATGTCCTAAACCTAAAAACGTAAATTCTAATTAA
- a CDS encoding methyltransferase domain-containing protein: MLSKIKDKIKHFCLTIINIPNFIKNKILEFKKYLNDCKYKMNHLSETNYELGLEHLYRGNLNDALLRFKLVDNFFSPNDSRVYYQLGWTYFLKNDYPKAIKYLEKSNEKYKAIFINFLKNYKNATEIPVEIWGKYRDLTAKNYPSIFNNDKNIHLPYRFVNESLKQITDLPDDYSILELGSNIGLVGYELEKRFPESFTLTAVEISNLMNDIQEEYYANLKIYDQIYNISINEFLKQNSNKFDIILSFCGLTFTKDLSAYFNAIYSSLNQGGYFSLCLPTNLDTHFSVKRKEFIFNLSEINNILQKNNFVILTSEEIILAENNKYGIIICKKTENKS; this comes from the coding sequence ATGCTTAGTAAAATAAAGGATAAAATCAAACATTTTTGCTTAACGATAATAAATATACCAAATTTTATTAAAAACAAAATTCTAGAATTTAAAAAATATTTAAATGATTGTAAATATAAAATGAATCATTTAAGTGAAACCAATTATGAGCTTGGACTTGAACATTTATATAGAGGTAATTTAAACGATGCATTACTTAGATTTAAATTAGTCGATAACTTTTTTAGTCCTAATGATTCTAGAGTATATTACCAATTAGGTTGGACTTATTTTTTAAAAAATGACTATCCAAAAGCCATAAAATATTTGGAAAAATCAAATGAAAAATATAAAGCAATTTTTATAAATTTTTTGAAAAATTATAAAAATGCTACCGAAATACCTGTGGAAATTTGGGGAAAATACAGGGACTTAACTGCAAAAAATTATCCAAGTATTTTTAACAATGATAAAAATATTCATTTGCCTTATAGATTTGTGAATGAGAGCTTGAAGCAGATAACTGACCTGCCAGATGATTATTCTATCCTAGAGCTTGGTAGTAATATAGGACTTGTCGGATACGAATTAGAAAAGCGTTTTCCGGAGAGCTTTACTTTAACAGCTGTAGAAATTTCTAATTTAATGAATGATATTCAAGAAGAATATTATGCTAACCTTAAAATTTACGATCAGATATATAACATTTCCATAAATGAGTTTCTGAAACAAAATTCAAATAAATTTGATATTATCTTAAGTTTTTGCGGATTAACTTTTACTAAAGATCTTTCTGCATATTTCAATGCAATATATTCATCGCTTAATCAAGGTGGGTATTTTTCTCTTTGTTTACCTACTAATTTGGATACGCATTTCTCAGTAAAACGTAAAGAATTTATTTTTAATTTAAGTGAAATAAATAATATTTTACAAAAAAATAATTTCGTTATATTAACTTCTGAAGAAATAATACTAGCGGAAAATAATAAATACGGTATTATTATTTGTAAGAAAACTGAAAATAAATCATGA
- a CDS encoding pyridoxal phosphate-dependent aminotransferase, translating into MSIISTQLNAIKPSPTLAVVRKTLELKRAGIDIIALGAGEPDFDTPDNIKEAAIKAIKDGFTKYTNVEGIPALKEAIQAKFKRENNIDYDLEEIIVSTGGKQVIYNLFMASLNKGDEVIIPAPYWVSYPDMVLLAEGTPVFANCGIESNFKLSGEALEQLITPKTKWLIINSPSNPTGASYSHSELKNIAEVLRKHPYVNVMSDDIYEHITFDGFKFYTLAEIAPDLKDRIFTVNGVSKAYSMTGWRIGYGAGSKALIKAMTIIQSQSTSNPCSISQVAAVEALNGVQGYIAQNALNFEKKRDLALSILQRVKYFECYKPEGAFYLFIKCDKIFGAKTKSGKVINNSNDFGEYLLEEAKVAVVPGIAFGLEGYFRISYATSMEELEEACLRMERACGSL; encoded by the coding sequence ATGTCAATTATTTCTACGCAATTAAATGCTATAAAACCATCTCCGACGCTTGCAGTAGTTAGGAAAACGCTCGAGCTTAAAAGAGCGGGTATTGATATTATTGCACTTGGGGCAGGTGAGCCTGATTTTGATACGCCTGATAATATCAAAGAAGCAGCCATCAAAGCCATTAAAGATGGGTTTACTAAATATACAAACGTTGAGGGGATACCAGCTTTAAAAGAAGCAATACAAGCTAAATTTAAACGAGAAAATAATATAGATTATGATCTTGAGGAAATAATAGTTAGCACCGGCGGCAAGCAAGTTATATATAATTTATTTATGGCATCTTTAAATAAAGGGGATGAGGTTATTATTCCTGCTCCTTATTGGGTGTCCTATCCCGATATGGTTTTACTTGCTGAAGGTACTCCGGTTTTTGCAAATTGCGGTATTGAAAGTAACTTTAAACTAAGCGGTGAGGCTTTAGAGCAGTTAATTACGCCTAAAACTAAATGGCTTATTATTAATTCACCTAGTAATCCAACAGGTGCAAGCTATAGCCATTCAGAGTTAAAAAATATTGCTGAAGTTCTAAGAAAGCATCCGTATGTAAACGTCATGTCTGATGATATTTATGAGCATATTACTTTTGATGGTTTTAAATTTTATACTTTAGCAGAAATAGCACCTGATTTAAAAGATCGGATATTTACTGTTAATGGCGTATCCAAAGCATATTCTATGACAGGTTGGCGTATAGGTTATGGTGCAGGTTCGAAAGCTTTAATTAAAGCTATGACTATTATTCAGTCACAAAGTACTTCAAACCCGTGTTCAATAAGCCAAGTAGCAGCCGTTGAGGCACTAAATGGCGTGCAAGGCTATATTGCACAAAATGCTTTAAATTTTGAGAAAAAACGTGATCTTGCTTTATCGATTCTACAAAGAGTGAAATATTTTGAATGCTATAAACCTGAGGGGGCTTTTTACTTATTTATTAAATGTGATAAGATTTTTGGAGCTAAAACTAAATCAGGAAAAGTAATTAATAATAGTAATGATTTCGGTGAATATTTACTTGAAGAAGCAAAAGTCGCTGTAGTCCCTGGTATTGCTTTTGGCTTAGAAGGATATTTCAGGATTTCCTATGCTACTTCTATGGAAGAGCTGGAAGAGGCTTGTTTGCGTATGGAGCGGGCTTGTGGTTCATTATAA
- a CDS encoding lysophospholipid acyltransferase family protein, with protein MRKAFKKFLKRNKFVLSLITILLYWYLRFVYFTSKQKFIFYDDGNKEKFLNEQGVIFAFWHNMLALSPAMFKGMPDVYALISPHLDGKILNDLVDKFGCKVIVGSSNKNPLGALRNIIEKLSQGANVIITPDGPKGPVYRVNSGITEIAYKYNKKLIPVVSTTSRCFRLKSWDKLIIPLPFGTIKVIIGSPLELTDNKVQNHMNLEKYLVNLTENLIK; from the coding sequence ATGCGTAAAGCTTTTAAAAAATTTTTAAAACGTAATAAATTTGTCCTTAGTTTAATTACTATTTTACTATATTGGTATTTGCGTTTTGTTTATTTTACTTCAAAGCAGAAATTTATATTCTATGACGATGGCAATAAGGAAAAGTTTTTAAATGAGCAAGGCGTAATTTTTGCATTTTGGCATAATATGCTTGCATTAAGTCCTGCTATGTTTAAAGGAATGCCAGATGTCTACGCATTAATATCCCCACATTTAGATGGCAAGATATTAAATGATTTAGTCGATAAATTTGGCTGCAAAGTTATAGTCGGTTCTAGCAATAAAAATCCACTTGGGGCATTGCGGAATATTATCGAAAAGCTTTCTCAAGGTGCAAATGTAATAATTACGCCTGATGGTCCTAAAGGTCCTGTATATAGAGTAAATAGCGGAATTACTGAAATTGCTTATAAATACAATAAAAAATTAATTCCGGTAGTCAGTACTACTTCTAGATGTTTTAGGTTAAAAAGCTGGGATAAGTTGATAATCCCTTTGCCATTTGGTACGATTAAAGTAATAATAGGGTCACCTTTAGAGCTGACCGACAATAAAGTACAAAATCATATGAATCTTGAAAAATATTTAGTTAATTTAACTGAGAACTTAATAAAATGA
- the waaA gene encoding lipid IV(A) 3-deoxy-D-manno-octulosonic acid transferase, which yields MMRLYYFLSFLLLPIYFVIIFIRLLIGKEDIRRVKERFAIGKHRQDNRFLIWIHAASVGESMIALNLVDNISKHFPEVRFLVTSWTQSSAKILSTKLPKIATHQLLPIDNIIFTKIFLNNWKPDLGIFIESELWPGTINEAAKQCNLLLVNARMSDKSFESWKKRKGFFQLIVKNFSEVIVQSERDLQKFNELGISNTTNLGNIKFANEKLPVNQEELIKLSEHLKNKQVILFASTHPEDEEIILPIIKNLKKQVIDCYIILIPRHPERIKSILDNCIAQDLSATAKSQNDLPVLTDDLYIVDRFGEMGLFFSIASISFIGGSFKQGGHNILEAAHFSNCIIFGPDMSKNTDIAKGVLQSKAAIQIKSGEELLNMLEYLLDPNNSRELKNYQENSLKFVERNQKILDEYLQIITKFFP from the coding sequence ATGATGCGTTTATATTACTTTTTAAGTTTTTTGTTATTACCTATTTATTTTGTTATAATTTTCATTCGCCTATTAATAGGCAAAGAAGATATAAGGCGTGTTAAGGAGCGTTTTGCTATCGGTAAACACAGACAAGATAATAGATTTTTAATTTGGATTCATGCGGCTAGCGTCGGCGAATCTATGATTGCTTTAAATTTAGTTGATAATATAAGCAAACATTTTCCTGAAGTCCGTTTTTTAGTCACTTCTTGGACACAATCTTCTGCTAAAATATTAAGTACTAAATTACCTAAAATAGCTACTCACCAATTGCTTCCGATAGATAATATTATTTTTACCAAAATTTTTCTAAATAATTGGAAGCCTGATTTAGGTATTTTTATAGAATCAGAATTATGGCCAGGTACTATTAATGAAGCAGCAAAGCAGTGTAACTTATTGCTTGTGAATGCCCGCATGTCTGATAAATCCTTTGAATCTTGGAAGAAAAGAAAAGGCTTTTTTCAGCTCATTGTTAAAAATTTTAGCGAAGTTATTGTGCAAAGTGAGCGTGATTTACAGAAATTTAATGAGCTTGGAATATCAAACACAACTAATTTAGGAAATATCAAATTTGCTAATGAAAAGCTTCCAGTTAATCAAGAAGAACTTATAAAGCTAAGTGAACATCTAAAAAACAAGCAAGTTATCCTATTTGCTAGCACTCATCCGGAAGATGAGGAAATTATTTTACCTATTATAAAAAACTTGAAAAAACAAGTTATAGATTGCTATATTATCTTAATTCCTAGGCATCCTGAGCGTATTAAATCAATTCTAGATAACTGCATAGCACAAGATTTATCAGCTACTGCTAAATCACAGAATGACTTACCTGTTTTAACCGATGATCTTTATATAGTTGATAGGTTCGGTGAAATGGGGTTATTTTTCTCTATAGCATCAATTTCATTTATTGGCGGCTCTTTCAAACAAGGCGGGCATAATATTTTAGAGGCGGCACATTTCTCTAATTGTATTATCTTTGGTCCTGATATGAGTAAAAACACTGATATTGCTAAAGGCGTGTTGCAAAGTAAAGCAGCTATTCAAATCAAAAGCGGTGAAGAGTTATTAAATATGCTGGAATATTTGCTTGATCCTAATAATTCTAGAGAATTAAAAAACTATCAAGAAAATTCACTAAAATTTGTTGAAAGAAACCAGAAAATACTTGATGAATATCTTCAAATAATTACAAAATTTTTCCCATAA